The sequence ATATGAAGATGTAATTCATTTGGTTTAATATCAAAGAAAAAAATACGTTTAGCAGAATTTGATAAATTCATATTTAATGAATAATCGGTTTCATGTTTCAGTTCAAATATTTGGGTTTTAGCTTTATCAATTATGCAAGCACCTACAAGTTTATCCAACATTTCCATAATTAGAATTCTTGATTCCGAATTTTTTATCTCCCTACATAAAAACAACATTTCAAGAGGTTGTGAAATGGAAATGAAATTTTTGTAGTTGAGTTTACCCAAGGCATTTCGTAAATTTGCACCATTATCAGCAATAAACAGCTGTGATTCTATAAGAGCTTTACCAAAATGTATATTTGATTCCATATATTTAGCTAACTGCGAATTTAGAGACTATTCTTTTGTTAATTTTTTAAACTACCCACATTTATGCAAGCAATAATTCAGGAAAATAATATTCAAATTAAGAAAGTTTCAAAGTCCAGATTAAGTGAAGTTGATTTAGATAATGTGCAATTTGGAAGAACATTTACTGATCATATGTTTTCGGCAGATTATAGTGATGGAGTTTGGGGGAATTTAAAAATAGAACCGTTTGCTCCATTAGCGATGAATCCTGCAACTGCAATCTTACATTATGGTCAAGGCATCTTTGAAGGAATGAAAGCTTTTCGAGATGCTTCTGGCAAGGTGCAATTATTCAGACCTGATATGAATTGGAAGCGTTTGAATTATTCTGCCCAACGGATGGCGATTCCTGAAATACCTGAATCTTTATTTATGGACGCATTATTTCAATGGTTGAAATTGGATGCCGATTGGGTACCTCATGGTGAAGACGGTTCCTTATATATTAGGCCATTTGTGTTTTCTACTGAAGAATTTGTGGGGATTAAGCCTGGCCAACATTTTAAATTCATGATCATAGGAAGCCCTGTTGGGAAATATTATTCAAATCCAGTTAGGGTTTATATTACCGATAAATATGTCCGTGCTTTTAAAGGAGGAACAGGGCATATAAAGGCTATAGGCAACTATGCTGTAACCATGAAACCTTTACAAGAAGTTCAGGAATTAGGATATGATCAAATACTTTGGGTAGATGGTGTGCACTTTAATATGATTCAAGAGATAGGAACTATGAATGTGTTTTTTGTAATTGATGATGTTGTAATTACACCTCCAACTGATGAACTTACTATTCTCCCCGGAATAACAAGAGATAGCTGCATTACTTTATTAAAAGATAACGGATATAAAGTGGAGGAGCGCAACATTACTGTAGAAGAAGTAATGGAAGCATTTAAGAATGATACTATTCAGGATGCATTTGGAACTGGAACAGCAGCCACTATTGCAACAATTGGAGAAATAGGATATAAGGATTCAAATTATAAATTACCAGATGCTGCAAATCGTAAGGTATCTAACTGGTTAGCAGATACTATGAGAGGTATCAGAAAAGGTGAGATTTCTGATAAATATAGTTGGATGCAAGAAATTTAATTGCTTTAAAAAATTAATGCAAAACCTACTGCGGCAATTGCAAAGCCAATTAAAATTATTCCTGCTATTAGCATTCCATCCATAAATACCTCTTGGTTCATTCTTTTTTGTATATTGTTTTTCATCTTTATTTTTTAAAAAGTCGCCCAATTAAGGGCGACTTGTGCTTAACCAATTGGAACAACTTACCGCAAGACTAATCTTGCATCAACTGCTCCATCAACAAAAATTCGTGCAATCGCATCAGTGATGTTCTAGAGGGTATTTCCCAAATTCCGGATGCAGTAGCAAGCAAACTCCTGTTTGTTGAATTCAAAACCTCCTCACCAGAAATTTTCCTGGCAATATCTGTTGTGCCGGAAGCATTATCTGTACTTGAATTATTTGAATACAAAAAAGTATTGTCTTCTGAATTAATTACCATAAGATTGCCATTTATTTGTGTGTGATTGTTTTCTTTTAATTCCAATACGTTAGGCATTGAATTAATAAGTTTAATGGGATTATCAGAAGGATTGAAAGAAACCTTTATTAGCCCGTCGTTAGTTGCATGACCAAATACCGACAAGCTAATTAAAGATAGTATGCACAAATGTGATACGTGATTGTGTTTCATAGATTAGGTTCTTTCACTGGCAAATATAGAAGCGTAATTAACTGTGCTGCAACTATTTTTTTTGATTTAGAAAGAGTTCAATCCATATTTTGGTTATATGTTTTTTTAAGTTTTACTCCGAATCAAAATGAAGGATGCTGATTCATGTAAATCAATTTTCTAATATGTGACTTGTTGGTTTTAATTTGAAGGTAGTTGGTTGCATTTTTACTGACAAAGATTCCAATTTTGTAACATGAAAGATTTTTAATAATAGCAAGAAAACATTTCGTAATTGCAAATAAAAAAGGGAAGCCATTGCAGCTTCCCTATAAAACATTTATTATTATTGCCTTCTCAGTAAGGAAGATATGAGTATTTTGTTGTGTACTCTAACATTTGTTTTGAGAAATCTTGCGGATACTGAACATCTATTTCTGTTATAACTCCTGCTTTATCATATACGGGAATCAATACCGGGTTTATAAATCCACTATAAGCAGCCGAATTTAATTTTGCCGCTCGTTCTAAAACTTCTTTATGTAGTGAAGGATTAACTTTTACTCCATATGTTTCTACTAATGCTTTACCTGCATTGTAATCACCTTCACTTTTTATGCGCTGAATCTCTCTGAGTAATTCGCCAAAAAGGACTTGAAGTTTATTGTAATCATTTACTACTACATAAGTTTTCCCATCCACCACTTTAAATTCTACCACATTATCTTTCTTTCCTTTTTCATATGCCCACTGAGCAATCATTTGCCTGTTGCGCATGTGAGATTCTTCAATGTCAGCTCCTGGTTCTATACGACGAAGTTGTGTCATTAATCCATTACGCATATACGAATCATATTCTGCCTTACCTACTTCAATTGTAGGGATTACACCAAATTCCACAAGCTTAGGATCCATGATAAAATATAGGGCAACTAAATCTGCTCTTCCTTCTTCCAATGTGTTTGCATAATTGATAAGTGTTTCTTTAGGTGTACCCACTCCGTCGTTTATTACACCACTTGCATGACCTATTACTTCATGAAGAGCTGTATGCATCTTACTTGCCATGGAACCATATTTTTCTGCTCTTTCTATTTCTTCTTTTGAGTATGCAAATTCATCTAAAAATCCTTTTCCACCGGCCATGTCGTATGCTTGAGTGATATTGCCCAGACTCACAGATTTAGAACCATATGCAGCTCTTATCCAATTCGCATTTGGCAGATTTACGCCAATGGGTGTACTTGGTGAAGCATCACCGGATTCGCTAACCACATTCACAACATTATAGGTGATACCCACTACTTTTTTCTTTTTATTCTTGTCCATTATCGGACTATTATCTTCAAACCATTGTGCATTATCTGCTAACACTTTCATTTTCGAACTTGCATCAAAATCCTTAATCTGTACTATTGATTCAAAAGAACCTTTATAACCTAGCGGATCATTATACACTTCTATAAATGAATTGATATAATCAATATCTCCTTCAGTGGCTTCTACCCAAGCTATGTTATATGCATCCCATGTTTTAAGATCTCCGGTTTGATAATATTCGATTAATAGTTTTAATGCATTAGCCTGGTCTTCATTCTCTGCAAATTTTACAGCCATTTTTAAATTATCTATTATATGTGTAATTGCTTCGCCATATAAGCCATTTACTTTATAAACTTCTTCTTTAATTCCGGTTGAAGTTCTCACGAGTTTTGAATTCAATCCATAAGAAATGGCAGTGGAATCTTTTTTATCAATAATACTCCTGTAATAATCTTCAGCCATTTGCTGAGTGATGTCTGGAGAATAAAAATTGGATGCAGAATTTAATACCATGTCTTGTGTAGCATCTAGATTTACTTTTTTATTATCTATTGCCGGATCAAATATTGCGTTTATAACCTCCTGACTTAATGGTGTTTTTGTTAATGCCATTAATTGTTCAAAATATTCTTGAGAGAAGCCAGGTACATGTTTAGAGTTGGAATAATGATGATGAATACCATTTGAAAACCAAACTCTTTTTATATATACTTCAAATGCTTTCCAATTATCTGAATTTTTATCGCCGTTGAAATTTGTATAAATGTGCTCCAATGCATGACGAATAGCAAGATTATATCTATAGTTCTGATCCCAGATAATATCACGTCCACTCATTCCTGCTTCTGACAAATAATACACTAAAGTCTTTTGATTTAGATTTAACTTATCCCACCCATCAATTTTATAACGTAGAATAGCAACATCTGCAAATTGTTCTGTTTTCCATTTCCAGTCATCTTCTTTTGCCGAAGTAGGAGTTCCATTTATATCCGATTCCTGTGCTTTTAAAACAGGTAGTGTTATGGTTAATAACATTATAATGGCAATTACACTTTTCATATTTATATTTTATTATTTATTGTTGTAAAGTTGTTATTTTATTTTTTAAAAAATGCTAACATTTATTGTTCCTATTAAAAAATGTCAATTAAAAAACCAATTGAATAGTTTCTTAATTCGCTGAAATTTAGAATTATTAAATGGAGGGTATCGCACCGATAAGTCAGGAATGAATGTTTTATGCAATACACTTTTCAAATGAGAGAATGTTTCAAAATTATATTTCCCCTGATATTTCCCAATTCCACTATTGCCTCTGCCACCGATTGGTAAATTGCTATGGCCAAAATGCACTACCACATCATTAATACACATATCACCCGCAGGTATTTGTTGTTGGATGTGTGTAATTAGTTTTTTGTTTTTTGTAAATAAATAACACACTAATGGATCGGGATGCATTTTAGTTATTTGTATTGCTTCTTCTATATTTTCATAATTTACAATCGGCAATACAGGACCAAATATTTCTTCTTGCATTGCTACTTCATTCATATTAGTAATTTCTACAATTGTTGGAGAAATAAATAATGTTTCAACATTTAATTGACCTCCATATATTATTTTGCTATTTATAATAATACTTTCAATACGATTAAATTGTTTGCGATGAATCATCCGTCCATAATCATTACTTAATTCCGGATCATCTCCATAAAATCGTTTTAAATTTTCAATAATTAAAGCAATAAATTTTTCCTTAATTTTTTTATGTACAATAATATAATCTGGCGCAACACACGTTTGTCCGGCATTGCTGAATTTACCCCATGCAATTCTTCTGGCAGCAATTTCTAAATTAATATCTGCATCAACAATACAAGGATTTTTTCCACCTAATTCTAACGTGACTGGCGTTAAATGTTTTGCTGCAGCTTGATACACAATATTTCCAACTGAAGGACTGCCGGTAAAGAAAATATAATTGAATTTATATTTTAGTAACTCTTGAGTTCCTGCGGCATCGGTATTTAAAACAAATAAGAAATCACTTTTAAAATTATTATTTATCATGTCAGCTAATAGTAAACTTGTATGTATCGAAAATTCGGAAGGTTTAATGATACATGTATTACCTGCTGCAATGGCGCCAATCACTGGACGCATTGCCAACAAAAAAGGATAGTTCCACGGACTAATAATTAAAATGTTCCCATACGGTTCGGGATATTGATATGAAGAGCCTATTGCATGTAACAGCGGAGTGCGCAATCTTCTGCGAGACATCCATGATTTTAATTGTTGTATTGCAAGATTTAATTCATGCTCAATCACTCCGATTTCTACTGCCCATCCATCAAAATTTGACTTGTTTAAATCTGCATTTAAAGCTGCTAATATTTTAGGTTCATATTCTTTTACTAATTGTTTTAATCTAATAAGTTGCGCTTTACGAAATTCATAAGAATAAGTATTTCCTGTTTTAAAATAATCTCTTTGATTAATAATTATGGATTCTATTTCCGGTAATGTATTTTCTTCCATTGCTATCTAAAGTGTTTATTTTTACATATTAGCTATAACCTTATTTGCTTAACGGCAAAGTAATGCCCAGCAGAGGAAGTACAAAGTTTATATCAAGTCCGGTTCCATAAGGTAACACCAAGGCATAATCTACACCAATACGATTAATAATAGATCTGCCTCCAAATGAAACAGCTCCTATAGATTGCCCTTCAGAATAAATAAGATAATTCTCCGTAATTAAATAAACGTTTTTAGTAATGCGTGTAAATCCGCTTAAGTTTATTGTGATGCCATTTGAAGATTCGCCTTCTGCATATCCGTATCCAACAGTTAAAGTCGCATTGCGATTTCTTCCACCCACTGTTACATCGCCAAATAAAATTCCGAAGCCGGATTCTGATTCGCCTAATATTGTACCTGCCAAAACACCTGCACCAAAATTTAATTTATCCTTTATAGCAGGGATTGAAAATTTAGGTACTACCCATACCGGTGTTGATGTGCCCGCAAATAAAAATAAAGGCACTATACCTGCACTGATAGAAAAGTAATCAGTAACACCATATGAAAATTGATTAAAAAGCACCCAGATATTTTGATAATACACTTCGCCTTTTTCAATTCCATATCCACTTGGTGCCCAGAAATATCTTGATGACTGCGGATTATTGGGCCACACTTGTCCATTTACTATTTCATTAGGTTTTACTTCATCAATACTTTTAATATTGCTGAGCTTGATATTTATATTGCCATAATCTTTGGTTTCCAATGTGATAACACTCAAATCTTTGAATATTATAACTCCGGTAAATTCATTTTTATCCAAAGTTCTCACTATATAAGTACGAGTGCCATCTTCAATTTGAATTGTTTGTCCGGATGCGTTTAATGAAATGAGGGAAAAAAATAGAGATGTTATAATTATATAACCGTGTATATAACTAAAATTATACTTAGTAGATATTTGTAAAAGATTTCGCAAGTCTCTGAATTATTAAGTTGCAAGATATACGATATATCTCATGTTTGCAATGATGTATCTTTGATAAAACAGTGGATATGATGAAATATGTAGT is a genomic window of Bacteroidota bacterium containing:
- a CDS encoding branched-chain amino acid aminotransferase, giving the protein MQAIIQENNIQIKKVSKSRLSEVDLDNVQFGRTFTDHMFSADYSDGVWGNLKIEPFAPLAMNPATAILHYGQGIFEGMKAFRDASGKVQLFRPDMNWKRLNYSAQRMAIPEIPESLFMDALFQWLKLDADWVPHGEDGSLYIRPFVFSTEEFVGIKPGQHFKFMIIGSPVGKYYSNPVRVYITDKYVRAFKGGTGHIKAIGNYAVTMKPLQEVQELGYDQILWVDGVHFNMIQEIGTMNVFFVIDDVVITPPTDELTILPGITRDSCITLLKDNGYKVEERNITVEEVMEAFKNDTIQDAFGTGTAATIATIGEIGYKDSNYKLPDAANRKVSNWLADTMRGIRKGEISDKYSWMQEI
- a CDS encoding dihydrofolate reductase, with the translated sequence MKSVIAIIMLLTITLPVLKAQESDINGTPTSAKEDDWKWKTEQFADVAILRYKIDGWDKLNLNQKTLVYYLSEAGMSGRDIIWDQNYRYNLAIRHALEHIYTNFNGDKNSDNWKAFEVYIKRVWFSNGIHHHYSNSKHVPGFSQEYFEQLMALTKTPLSQEVINAIFDPAIDNKKVNLDATQDMVLNSASNFYSPDITQQMAEDYYRSIIDKKDSTAISYGLNSKLVRTSTGIKEEVYKVNGLYGEAITHIIDNLKMAVKFAENEDQANALKLLIEYYQTGDLKTWDAYNIAWVEATEGDIDYINSFIEVYNDPLGYKGSFESIVQIKDFDASSKMKVLADNAQWFEDNSPIMDKNKKKKVVGITYNVVNVVSESGDASPSTPIGVNLPNANWIRAAYGSKSVSLGNITQAYDMAGGKGFLDEFAYSKEEIERAEKYGSMASKMHTALHEVIGHASGVINDGVGTPKETLINYANTLEEGRADLVALYFIMDPKLVEFGVIPTIEVGKAEYDSYMRNGLMTQLRRIEPGADIEESHMRNRQMIAQWAYEKGKKDNVVEFKVVDGKTYVVVNDYNKLQVLFGELLREIQRIKSEGDYNAGKALVETYGVKVNPSLHKEVLERAAKLNSAAYSGFINPVLIPVYDKAGVITEIDVQYPQDFSKQMLEYTTKYSYLPY
- a CDS encoding aldehyde dehydrogenase family protein, giving the protein MEENTLPEIESIIINQRDYFKTGNTYSYEFRKAQLIRLKQLVKEYEPKILAALNADLNKSNFDGWAVEIGVIEHELNLAIQQLKSWMSRRRLRTPLLHAIGSSYQYPEPYGNILIISPWNYPFLLAMRPVIGAIAAGNTCIIKPSEFSIHTSLLLADMINNNFKSDFLFVLNTDAAGTQELLKYKFNYIFFTGSPSVGNIVYQAAAKHLTPVTLELGGKNPCIVDADINLEIAARRIAWGKFSNAGQTCVAPDYIIVHKKIKEKFIALIIENLKRFYGDDPELSNDYGRMIHRKQFNRIESIIINSKIIYGGQLNVETLFISPTIVEITNMNEVAMQEEIFGPVLPIVNYENIEEAIQITKMHPDPLVCYLFTKNKKLITHIQQQIPAGDMCINDVVVHFGHSNLPIGGRGNSGIGKYQGKYNFETFSHLKSVLHKTFIPDLSVRYPPFNNSKFQRIKKLFNWFFN